The Budorcas taxicolor isolate Tak-1 chromosome 5, Takin1.1, whole genome shotgun sequence genome includes a window with the following:
- the SOX10 gene encoding transcription factor SOX-10, with product MAEEQDLSEVELSPVGSEEPRCLSPGSAPSLGPDGGGGGGGGGSGLRASPGPGELGKVKKEQQDGEADDDKFPVCIREAVSQVLSGYDWTLVPMPVRVNGASKSKPHVKRPMNAFMVWAQAARRKLADQYPHLHNAELSKTLGKLWRLLNESDKRPFIEEAERLRMQHKKDHPDYKYQPRRRKNGKAAQGESECPGGEAEQGGTAAIQAHYKSAHLDHRHPGEGSPMSDGNPEHPSGQSHGPPTPPTTPKTELQSGKADPKRDGRSLGEGGKPHIDFGNVDIGEISHEVMSNMETFDVAELDQYLPPNGHPGHVGGYSAAGYGLGSALAVASGHSAWISKPPGVALPTVSPPGVDAKAQVKTETAGPQGPPHYADQPSTSQIAYTSLSLPHYGSAFPSISRPQFDYSDHQPSGPYYGHSGQTSGLYSAFSYMGPSQRPLYTAISDPSPSGPQSHSPTHWEQPVYTTLSRP from the exons ATGGCAGAGGAGCAGGACCTGTCCGAGGTGGAGCTGAGCCCCGTGGGCTCCGAGGAGCCGCGCTGCCTGTCCCCGGGGAGCGCGCCCTCGCTGGGGcccgacggcggcggcggcggcggcggcggcggctcgggCCTGCGAGCTAGCCCGGGGCCCGGAGAGCTGGGcaaggtcaagaaggaacagcaGGACGGCGAGGCGGACGATGACAAATTCCCCGTGTGCATCCGCGAGGCCGTCAGCCAGGTGCTCAGCGGCTACGACTGGACTCTGGTGCCCATGCCGGTGCGCGTCAACGGCGCCAGCAAGAGCAAGCCCCACGTCAAGCGGCCCATGAACGCCTTCATGGTGTGGGCGCAGGCAGCGCGCAGGAAGCTGGCCGACCAGTACCCGCACCTGCACAACGCCGAGCTCAGCAAGACGCTGGGCAAGCTCTGGAG gctgctGAATGAGAGCGACAAGCGCCCCTTCATTGAGGAGGCTGAGCGGCTGCGGATGCAGCACAAGAAGGATCACCCAGATTACAAGTACCAGCCGCGGAGACGGAAGAACGGGAAGGCGGCCCAGGGGGAGTCGGAGTGCCCAGGCGGGGAGGCTGAGCAGGGCGGCACGGCCGCCATTCAGGCCCACTACAAGAGCGCCCACCTGGACCACCGGCACCCGGGCGAGGGCTCCCCGATGTCAGATGGAAACCCTGAGCACCCCTCGG GCCAGAGCCATGGCCCGCCCACCCCTCCGACCACCCCAAAGACAGAGCTGCAGTCGGGCAAGGCAGACCCCAAGCGGGATGGGCGCTCCCTGGGGGAGGGCGGGAAGCCTCACATCGACTTTGGCAACGTGGACATCGGCGAGATCAGCCATGAGGTAATGTCCAACATGGAGACCTTCGACGTGGCCGAGTTGGACCAGTACCTGCCGCCCAATGGGCACCCGGGCCACGTGGGCGGCTACTCAGCAGCTGGCTACGGGCTGGGCAGCGCCCTGGCTGTGGCCAGCGGACACTCTGCCTGGATCTCCAAGCCTCCAGGCGTGGCTCTGCCCACGGTCTCGCCGCCTGGCGTGGACGCCAAAGCCCAGGTGAAGACGGAGACCGCGGGGCCCCAGGGGCCCCCACACTACGCCGACCAGCCGTCCACCTCGCAGATCGCCTACACCTCCCTCAGTCTGCCCCACTACGGCTCCGCCTTCCCCTCTATCTCCCGCCCCCAGTTTGACTACTCTGACCATCAGCCCTCAGGACCCTATTACGGCCACTCGGGCCAGACCTCCGGCCTCTACTCGGCCTTCTCCTACATGGGCCCCTCACAGCGGCCCCTCTACACGGCCATCTCTGACCCCAGCCCCTCAGGGCCCCAGTcccacagccccacacactgGGAGCAGCCGGTATATACGACGCTGTCCCGGCCATAG